Within the Phycodurus eques isolate BA_2022a chromosome 15, UOR_Pequ_1.1, whole genome shotgun sequence genome, the region ttgtttaacgGTTCCGAACATTTCTGCTGAAAAAAGAAAcagactttataaaaaaaaaaaaaaattctaacattacaattttaatgcacttgACAAACATACATATCAGCCAGCACATTATGACTGAGTGTACTTCTGATGGCTCACGTGAGGTGGTGACGCAGCCttggttaccatggcaaccggCTTCGCGGGGGGGACGGACGGATCGTCCATCGAGCGACAACTCCGACCAGTTTGCTCCAAATATCTGCAGCGAGTGGCCAAGTTTTGAAGCACTGACAACACGTCAGACCGACTAATAAACACCCAATCGTTAGTGGACCAACTGGTAAGCTGctatctataaaaaaaattcaaaaataaaacaaccgtATATACCGTAAGTGTAACGCGTTTTCGCTAACTGCTAGCTGAACACTTCGTCTAAATATGTCACTTCTTTCCCCAGAAGTtttaacaattcatttttttttttaaatatcacaaaAGCGTTTATGTACTCTAGGAGAGAAACGGTTAATAGTTAGAGTTAAAATCTTCATGTGGGAGACTGTTAacggctcttttttttttattccgttCGCAAAATGGCGGTGAATGTCAAAATGTCCGGTGCCTCCCGTTTGGAGCGTTTACATCACTTCATTTCCCTGGTGGCGATTGTTAAATAAGGTCGATGCATTTGCATGTTTAACCTACCGCCCGGTCTCTCGTCTATGTGACGTCAAGCTTTCGTTTTCCAGCAATTTCAATGGAGTCGATACTCCGCCACAAAGTCCCTGTAAAATGAAAGAACACAGCCACGAAGGTAATCTACagaaagtccccccccccctctctctctctctctctctctcgctctctctctctctctctctcttgtcaTTACGCACACGAGTAGTTGCATCCACAACACGGatgaagcacattgagttaccttgtataGGAAAttcgctatataaataaatgtgctttgcttcGCTTTAGTTATTTATGTTCAtgttattattagttattagtGAATTTCCCTGGTGGATTAATAaagtatatctatctatctatctatctatctatctatctatctatctatctatctatctatctatctatctatctatctatctatctaatttgtatgtatgtaacaGCAAGAAGACAGAATTAGGGACAGCTAAAACCAGGGCGTTGATGGAGAAGCTCAGGGAAGAGTTTGAGCAGATCGTAGGCGAGCTCGAGTGGCAGGATGTTGCCGACACGCTGCAGGAGTTGTGCTCCAACATCATGTGTGACCCCACCaactctcttcctcctccttctcctcatcCTCCCAACCAGCACCCGCCCTCGAACGCCCCTGCGTCTCACGCCTACGCCGGGATTTCGTTCGACGGCCACCCGCAGCTGGCCCGCTTCCCGCAGCGGTTGCCGTTCGTCCCGCACGCCCAGTTAGTGCCGCTTCCCAGTATGAGGTACGGGCCGCAGTTCAACCCGTACCTCGTGCACCCCATTCACCTCAGCCGCCAGGCGGGGGCTCCTTTCCGTCTCCAGGTAAGTTGATGCAAAGGTCTCGTGaacaaaaacaccaagaaatAGGATTTATCACTTCCCTCCGATTTTGGTGACATCCCATacagaaaaagccaaagaaaaagtaaaacacatttaaagttgCGCTCAAGTGTCACCACGCATTAAGATGTGTTTGGCCTTGGATGTTTTTGCATGACTTTAATGGTCCCAAAAATGGAATTTGGATCTCCACGCATCCACAGTATTTTGTATTTGGTCTGAGAGCGAGATGCGTGTTAGCGTTTGCTATTACGAATTAATGCACACTTTCTCTCTCCCTGCAGTACTTGCCGTGCCAGATGCCACAGCAACAGGTCGTCCACAGCCAGCCGTCTTTTAGCTTCCCAACTGCTCCACAGCAGCCggtacacacacgcaaacacgttGGACATCTCCAACCATCAGAAAAATGACAAGTTAAATGTCAATCTTATCTAACCTTAATCAAAATATGACTATTAACAACAGTTACAGTTATAATTAtcgatccttggggtattttgacaacagCCCATGTTATGAAGAGACAGACGGAAGAACTGTTTGaaatttaggggaaaaaaagagtagCAGCATGAATAAGTCTACACCAGCGCTTTAAAATGGCTCATGCTGCTGACATCTGGTGGACTTGTGAGATCGCTGCAACTTTTTTGTGTctccagaaaaaaagtctgcCGGTGGTGCCGCTGCCCGAAGGCACCACGCTGCACGCcgtcgggatgttgtgagttgcacgcacacaaacgcacacacacgctcacaccacCGCTACGAGAtgttcacttcctgtttgcatgATAGGAACGGGGAAGTGTTGTACGCGGCAGTGGACACCTCTCAGGCcacgcctcctcctcttcctcccgccACATCCACCTGCTCCTCTGGGTAagaccccaccaccacccccccatCCCAATAAGACACTTTGTGTACATTTGACGCATGCTTTTTGGTCCCTTAGCCGTAAAAGAAAGTGCAAGCGGCGACGCAAGTCGGCTGGCGTCAAGAAGCCCCCGAACGCCTTTATGTGCTTCCTGAGGGAACGGCGCCCGGAGTTTAAGAGCCAGCACAAGGACAGCGTGGCTGTCAACAAGCTGCTAGCTCAGCTGGTGAGTCTGTAGGGCCGGGCGATTAACAGATTTCATCGATTAATTCGGGTTTATTTGTCaggacgattttttttttgcggctccTGTAGTTGGCCatattcagtggtgccttgagatacagaCGGGTTCCCAACATAAGacgtttttcaagatacgagctgtcgttcggtcgattttttttgctttgacttgtgagcaaacatTGGCGATACGAGCGCTGCATGGTGCCAGTGAACGCATCTCACTTCCCAATGAACAATTcctcaaaaaaagaggcttcaacaTGCTCGCGATGtaatactcacaggcgtatattctttatcctctgcgaaaaaaaaCGAATATTACCACATTTCTgataggcctgtcacgataacaaattttttaggacgatatattttcccaaaaaccaTCATGATCaatgaaaatattgttgttgtttttatgccctcgagctgcaggactgtgtgaTTGGTCCGCTGAAGGCTggagacgagcccttcacctgtcaatcaaatacgttcGCTTTTGTCAACCACTGGCAGAATAACGAGCGCCGCTGAGGTTATGcctaataaacagttaacttgcCAGTAACATACACAACAAATCGGAGCGCGGGGCTGACGTTTTAAACGATGTCGCTACGGTGGAGCGAGCTGCTGGgctccttagctcgctagctcgtTAGATCGCGGGCTAGCGAAcacaataaacagttaactttcccttaagtgtctttgttgtgtgctacgcgctgcacatggagcaaagCTGTGGTGTGTTGGACGGAGCCAAGACCGCTCCGCCGGCGTTCCACCAGCACACTAGCGGCTACTGACACAGCCCCCCCCCAACCCGCCGTCGGCTCACCGAGTGAGCCGCGcccaggctcagcaaaacaatCACAAGGTATCGAGCCCCGGAAAAACTCGTGtcgattttatttattcaacgaTAAgacgatatagtaattatcgtgacaggcctacttGACATGCAACTGTGATGACACTCAGCAGGGTGAAATTAATTTCAGTGTTTTGGGTTCGCAGTGGACGTCAATGAGCAAGGAGCAGCAGGCTAAATACTACGAGCAGGCCTACATGGAGAAGATGGTGCACGAGCAAATGTCCTCCGACggctccagcagcagcagcggcaacAACGCCAGCAACAACAACACCGTGCGTCCACGTTCGCGTCAATAAACGCGACGACCGGCCCGGTGTCTCCGATGTCTtagatgttttttgtgtgtgcagggcCCCAAGAAGAAGAGGCGGCGCAGCAACGCCTCAGCCGCCAGACATGCAGGTAAGATAGTTTGTAGCCGGATGCAAATGATGTCTTGTTCTATGAATTCTGAAGACCAGTTTATTTagcacaaaacaatgtttttttggtttttttaaattaagcatCTTATTTTTCATCCTCCTTTCTTACAACATCAAAGTATTCACCTCATCATCAATATTTGTCCACATTGCCCAAATTCCCACTTTTCTACTCCATACTCCACATttgccatataaaaaaaatcattttacaattaTTCCTACAACTTCCCATTAGTCGACTAGTCAACGAGCCGGCTCGACTTCACAAGTCCGCATCGACGTTAAATGCTTGAACGCGACGTATCGAAATCACgtttttggcatctcgtcttACAAACGGCCAAATTACACTCTCGCGTCTGCTGTCGTCGCTGGACTATAACGATCTATGAGTACAAAATAAGCTGATGGTGGATGCGAATTGTGGTCGGGACTGGCGGCGAGGAACGAGGGCAGCGGCACAAAGTGAAACGCCATCTTTGTCTCCGAAATGTTACATCTAATAATGTACCAACTGTGTGCTAACGCTAACTTTATTCATAGGAGTTGTGTTATACAACCAACATTGCAACACTTTTGTCGCTATACGACACTAAAAGTGACACTCGTGTCGCTTTACGATCTTGGCGTCAGTGTATACGGGCGTATGCCTACAAGCGTGTGAaaatattaccaaaaaaaaaatatggtaaaatattaaaatgaatacataaaataacaaaatgagaCTAGTAGCAAGCCctatcctcaaatacaataaaagcacaaatgaaataaaaacagtgagTGATGCTTAATATTTTAGAGCCTGCCAACGACGTCAGCGACGTAAAGCGACGCAAGC harbors:
- the LOC133413929 gene encoding transcription factor 7-like 1-C isoform X3; translated protein: MRYGPQFNPYLVHPIHLSRQAGAPFRLQYLPCQMPQQQVVHSQPSFSFPTAPQQPKKSLPVVPLPEGTTLHAVGMLNGEVLYAAVDTSQATPPPLPPATSTCSSGRKRKCKRRRKSAGVKKPPNAFMCFLRERRPEFKSQHKDSVAVNKLLAQLWTSMSKEQQAKYYEQAYMEKMVHEQMSSDGSSSSSGNNASNNNTGPKKKRRRSNASAARHAVSAAPRHGADGWNTGDDAPASTYSSSFASSSSSLSSWLEAVITAEGVDSPDEPCTSASCAGASCAAVPCSAASDANKCPESGDESDIEGMDARLLHLLGCC
- the LOC133413929 gene encoding transcription factor 7-like 1-C isoform X2; amino-acid sequence: MEKLREEFEQIVGELEWQDVADTLQELCSNIMCDPTNSLPPPSPHPPNQHPPSNAPASHAYAGISFDGHPQLARFPQRLPFVPHAQLVPLPSMRYGPQFNPYLVHPIHLSRQAGAPFRLQYLPCQMPQQQVVHSQPSFSFPTAPQQPKKSLPVVPLPEGTTLHAVGMLNGEVLYAAVDTSQATPPPLPPATSTCSSGRKRKCKRRRKSAGVKKPPNAFMCFLRERRPEFKSQHKDSVAVNKLLAQLWTSMSKEQQAKYYEQAYMEKMVHEQMSSDGSSSSSGNNASNNNTGPKKKRRRSNASAARHAAPRHGADGWNTGDDAPASTYSSSFASSSSSLSSWLEAVITAEGVDSPDEPCTSASCAGASCAAVPCSAASDANKCPESGDESDIEGMDARLLHLLGCC
- the LOC133413929 gene encoding transcription factor 7-like 1-C isoform X1, yielding MEKLREEFEQIVGELEWQDVADTLQELCSNIMCDPTNSLPPPSPHPPNQHPPSNAPASHAYAGISFDGHPQLARFPQRLPFVPHAQLVPLPSMRYGPQFNPYLVHPIHLSRQAGAPFRLQYLPCQMPQQQVVHSQPSFSFPTAPQQPKKSLPVVPLPEGTTLHAVGMLNGEVLYAAVDTSQATPPPLPPATSTCSSGRKRKCKRRRKSAGVKKPPNAFMCFLRERRPEFKSQHKDSVAVNKLLAQLWTSMSKEQQAKYYEQAYMEKMVHEQMSSDGSSSSSGNNASNNNTGPKKKRRRSNASAARHAVSAAPRHGADGWNTGDDAPASTYSSSFASSSSSLSSWLEAVITAEGVDSPDEPCTSASCAGASCAAVPCSAASDANKCPESGDESDIEGMDARLLHLLGCC